The Triplophysa dalaica isolate WHDGS20190420 chromosome 18, ASM1584641v1, whole genome shotgun sequence genome includes the window ccaatcaacctaccatgcatgtctttggaccaggggaggaaaccggagtacccggaggaaacccctgaggtacggggagaacatgcaaactccacacacacaagtcagaagcgggaatcgaacccccaaccctggaggtgtgaggcgaacgtgctaaccactaagccaccgtgccccccattATTTCATACATATAGagtattaataattatatcaATAGAATGGAATTGCATTAGCTTTTTACCTAAGTGGATACAGCAGTAAAGGTTTGCACacacttttttatataatttcatCAGTCAAACTATGAATGTGTATCATTACATGCCTGTAAAAGACCTTCATTTCATTGACACTACAATTGCATACACAATGAACACTTAAAATCagatgtttctgtttattttccttGTAGGATTTGCAGAACTAGCAAACAACTTAAAAGATGTAAAGTGATAAAGGTTTGCCAACTGTTCTTCTAAATCAGACACATTCATTTGCTTGACAGGATCATTCTTGTTTTCACCAATATAACCTTGTGATTCTTGACATTTGTTATTGTTGTCTAAGCAGCAGTACGCAGTCCAGAAATGACTCGGCACATTCACATTATTCcctatttttatatttcctgGTACCACACCAGTAACAATATACTTAGTGTATGGTTTACAAATATTGTTCAGATGGACTGCAATATCTTTTTCAGTCTTTTTCCATTGGCCTCTGTTAAATGATAGGTTTTGTGGAGCAGCATTGGTGAGTGTGAACGTGGTGTAAGCACACTGCTGTGAGCTTGCCTGGTAGACCGGTGCAAGATGGCCTTTGTCATAGCCAGAGTTGACATAGTCTTCATTGAGAGCCTGTTTGTGTCCACATGTAACAGCTGGAGTGCACTGTGATGCCATATTTGGTTTTACTATATTATCATCAAGCtgtaatgtaaacaaaagaTTGTACATAAGATGATACTTTATATTGTGCTATGAAGACTGTAAGACTTTCCCAGTATTCAAACTTTGTATGAGCAATGCACACTGAATGAAGCTAAAAGGATTTTAAATGACCCGTCTCATGTACTCTACTCTTGTTACAAACTCTTAACCTCCAGAAGAAGGTCTAGAATGTCTCActataaacaaaacagatttaagATCTTTGTGCCAGTATCAATAAGACTGATGAACATTGATCAGTGCGTTTCATGTGTTTATGTCTAATATGTGTATTGGTACGCTGTTTATGAATGTTGTGCAGCAGGTTgcatctgattttttttttgactaTTGAGTCCACTACAAATTTCTCTATCAGGGacaataattatatttcacttcatattacaaaacatgaattttagAAAATAAGGCTGAAATCACACAGGaattataatgattttaaagttaaaatccatttaaatgcAAAGCAGAAAACGTCTTTATAACGTTTTAACCGATTTATCAGCCGCTGTATAAAATCATACTTTATGCTGTTCAGTTGCaagttaaactttatttgtagTTCTGCATatgggaaaaaaaacatgaaaatatacatATCATACATAATTGATTGTTGATAAATATTCGCCTCTGTGTTGCCCAGTTacaggaaataaagaaatatatctGAAATTCTCTTACCTGAGGTTCGATGTACCATGCACTTTGCCGTTCACACTTTATTAACCCTTCAAACTTATAGGCTGAGTACACAGGAATCTTGTTGCTGGTATCATAAAGCGTGGCATAATAAACAACATCATTTAGCGTTTGGCAGATCTTTTGGAAAGCAGGTGTCGGGGTGATAATTGGAGGTTGTTTGtctgcaaaaaaaacatcacattgatTCTCAAAAGTCTGAACAACTCTAGCTGAAGCACCAGAAAACAGCCACAGCATCACCAcaggaagaaagaatgtcatgaTGACGTGATAAGAGATGAGGAACTTCTGTGCAAGTACAAGAAACAAACATAACATCAACATATAGTTTTCACCTGATACAAtgggaattaaaaaaatatacacaacgcaaatttgattttttgtaataagattttttgtttacattcataTAAAAATCATTGATAGTGTTACCACTGCTATTATTAATAGTGATTATAGCAAATGTTTTACCAGAGCCATTTTGCAACTTACTGATGTATTTATATGctcatatatttcatatattttacatttacatttaggcatttggcagaccgacaaccttgcgttgttcttaccactgagctacaggatatCCCATGATTAGAATGCTATCTGTCTAATGTACGtgtaaaataatcttttttcaGTCTTTACTGGTACATTGCCGTCAACAAATCATGTGTTAACTCAACCTTTCAAAAACACCAGTAATGTGACAGAGTAATGTATTTGATAATCAGTCTTAAATCAGTACACATTCATCCTTTATTCATTCAGTACCAAATCTGCCTAGCAAATAAAAAGCAGTATTCAGTGTACACGGTATAAATGGGTCTCACTCACAGCTGATAACACTGCAGTAACAAGACGTTCCAAACTGTTGTCTCCGGCTAAAACCTACATTTCATTTTGTGGAAGAACAAATaatttcttgtgttttcacttttgGTTTAACAGAttgaattcaattaaattacaaCTTTGCCGTGAAATGTGCTTCGTAGAAATGTGATTTTCATGTATTAAGGGATTAACCGgttctcttttttttacagtttaattcACAATATAGTTCAacttcataaaataaagatgttatgATGTTCAAAAGCttccctgtagctcagtggtaagaacattgcgttaggttgtgggttcgattccaaggaattgcacatacttagaaacaaatgtataggataatgtaatgtaagtcgctttggataaaagcgtctgccaaatgtgtaaaaggaaatgtaaaaagaaaaataatgaccTTACTTTTGTGTGTATTCCCTGAGTGTGTTGTCTCCCAGTCTCTGTCTGTCTTAGTTTCCTTTTCACAGACACTTACATTTATAGATTTTAGTCATGTGACTTGTACACAGAACAGTAAAGATCTATATGTTGTCTTAGGGAGATGGTTACAGATTTGTTTTGAGAATTCTGTACTTTACCCCAACTTCCTTCTCTCTATTAGACACATCATTTAAGaggatttttctttattaatgtaaacttattataaagtgttaccagcCCTGTAAcaatttctattgtttttaaagcattattaCTGTAAAGCGAACACATTTCTAATGTAGAACCTTTATACAGGCAACGGATCATGGGCAAATGACAATACAGTTATCCTGTGAATCATATTGCAGATTTCAGTACAAAACTAAAGAGATTTCACATTTTCCTAAAAATTTACTTCAGCAAAGCACCTTTGATTGGTAATGATTCAGTATTAGTTGTTACTGTTGCACAAGAGATCATTACATTTAGCTGACActtctatccaaagtgacttaagGAAACAATACAGTGAAGTGATTTGTCAATAGGAGGCAAAAAATATGGCATATGGCAAATTTCTCTCATATAAAGTGTGTACtgtaattatactgtatgtttacagttAGTAGTATAAAGCCCAGTATATGATGAACTCCTATAGATATTATCCTGAGATTCTGATAggtgtgtcatcagttttgtctatgaatgtttactgatggataaataTGTGCTATTTGAGTTCACATCTTGACACTTACAGTTTTTGCCCATTGCTTACACACTTTTTGCAGAAATTGTCTCATTAAGTCAAAACTCTACACCCAATCAAATTACACATAGCACATCGAGATTAACAACTCACATCTATgccaaaataaaacactgcaatCAAAACTTAACACTCCTTTCTAAAAATTATATTCTTGAATAAAAACCAATGGTTCTTATATAAATAAGAAccatttgaatttttctttcatatcaCCAGCAACACACTGATGGGCTTTATTTGAAACACTGCAGTCTTTGGGTCtctaatatttaattttcattttcagatgtttttacaaaaaccaaacattcttacaaaaaaagaatcaaaaatctaatttagtaacaaaacaaaaccaaagtcaaaaacaaaaaaacggaATAAATTGCTATTGGGAAAAAGCAACTCATTTGTGTAATTTGTGTTTATGGATCCCGCCTTCTGTTCGGCTCTGGCCACAAGACCTCATCCACATGTGTTCCACTCCTCTCAAATTGGGGGCATTCGGGCATCCTGAAAACATGCACTGCAATAAACTCCAGATTCTACTGGCTTGGGATGTTTATTGATATTTACAACTGGGTATATGTTtcagttattttgtgttttaaactgttgtgaGGTGCTGCAAATATTAAAAGCTGATTTCCTAAAGGTCTTGGAATGCAATGAATGCCAGAGGGTTGGAAAACCTTTGGTTGCTCCACAGGCATTAGagtgtatataaatgtaaatcttcaaTCTTTAGTGGTACTGTAATATAcaacaactatttaaaaaaatgaaaatgtactttatGTGTCTGCTGTCTGGGAGCTCATTGGCATTGATTTGACTGGACTGCTCCAAAGTAGTttgaataaatgtgtgtataactactagaattattagatttgtagTACCTCATTTAACCAGGAAGATATGAATGTTAATGTTCACCTTTGCAGATAATaaagatagcaggggtagtaaagGTATGCGTATTTTGCGTGCTGTTCCGGGAAGAGGGCTCCAAACAGGTGTTGCTGTGGCCGCTGGATTTGTGGAGTTCCTGCAAGTGGGGGATCCTGCTCCTGCGTGGTGGCTGATGCTATTAAGTGTTGATTTATTAATGGGTCTTCTGGGGGGGCTGGAAGGGATTTttttctgctgcggcagagcacgagttggaagctccaGCCCCCTCGGGGACGGTCGCTAAAGCGATACTGGCTTCTTTGCTTGGTGGGAACGACGTTCTGCTGGGGCAGAATTAGGGATGAAGCACTTGCTTCAGGGGAAGGGGTAAGGAAAGCAGGCGGGGAAAATTACTTAGGGGAAGGGAAGATGTTCTGCAGTTGCACAGTGAGgtatgaagcacgggcccctgcgggggctgtAGCGTGTTGCGATGCTTCCTCCTCGGGGGTTGGAGTCTGCTGCGTCCGAGCACGATATGGGAGCCGGGCTCCTCTGAGTTGGAGTGGTGTAGCGATGCTGCTGCTCGCTTGCTGGGGAAGCTTGTTAGATGGTTGATGATTGGTGCTAAATGATTCGGGTGACGAGGGTCCTGTGTGCTTTCCTGATGAGGGCGCGGGACGTTCCGGATGTAACTTTTGAAAGCGTCTGAAGACCAACATCCGAGCACTTGATCTGGGACTGTGAGAGGCCTTTTGGGTGGCCATGGATGTCGCATCAATGCGAAATGAATGGATAGAGAATAGATCTGCTTGAATGCCTGCATGGAGCAAAACGGATTTAAGGTGTTTTTGGAACCAGAAGCATGTAGCTGGGTGATTTATATCATCTACACAGAGAGGTTCTGATGGAGATTTAGCCTGTCATGTTCTGAAGCGGAGGTATGCTACTAGGGTTTGGAATGGCTGGATTGAGGCTTGAAGTTTGAAGATACAGTTTATATAAAATGACCTCTTCTGGCCTGATCAGGCTTgctttgtttaattaaaaacaagatGGTTTCCAAATCGTGTACTGACAAATCCGAAATGGTGGGGTTAACTGAGGGGTCGAAATTGGACGTAGTGGTGAATTCTGATCCTCTGAGAAATCCAAAGAACGCCAGGATGAACATGGCATCGAGTGTGTGTGCGGTATGCTTGGTGTGGTAGCCTCTGCGGAGAATTGAGATACATCTGGTCAGAACTTCTAAGGTGATAGGTTGTCTGGCGTATCAATAGGTGGGTTAAGCTCTGTGGATGCCCTTGATGAAACTGATGGATGTTTAAGAATGGGCGAGTGAAATGGAGAGTGTGCATTGTACCTTTGATGGAACTTGCTAGGagatgtttgattgtgttgaGGAAAGAGATAAATGACgtgatggagaggagagagaaatctGGGAATGGGAATTTTTTTTAGGTATTATAAATTTTCTTTTGAAGTTTCTCCATGCGGTAAGGTATGAAAGTTGGGTCCTGTGGGAGACGACTTGAATGATTGCGCTCAAGGATGCATCTATCAGGGTTTTAAGGGGGTGGTTTAATTAAATGTCAATTCCGAATAGGGAGGGACAGGCGTTGTTATTTGGTCTGCTTCTGGTGCCAACAGCCTgaatttctgaaatgaaaaatggGAAAGCGTCAGCTATCTGGTTTTTCACTCCTGGGACATGCTTGTCCATCAGAATGAACGGTTCGCACGCAGAATTCCAGATTTGGCATCTAAGAAAAGGCATTAAGGCAGGTGAATGTGAGCGGCCTTATTAATGCAATTTACCATTGCTTCGTTGTCGCAATGGACCATGATGCTGGAGGCAGACCCTTTCCACGTTAGTGGCCGCCACCACTAACGGGTACAGCTCGAAAAGTGCTGATGATGCGAGGGACTGCAGTAAACTTGTGAGCTGGGAGGCCCATGTAGACGCGAACCAACGACCTTGGTAAAATCCCCCAAAACCGATGGAAGGAGCTGCGTCAGTAAATAAGCATATGTCGACGGGGATCATGtcgttttaaaaaagaaatataccATTCCATCATTTGAGGAATTTAATCCATAGACTGAGCGGCTTGAGCTGTCTAGGTGGATTAAATCCTCCGGAGTGTGAGCAGAGGATGCGAGGTAGAGGAGATGCGAATGGAAAGCGCGACCTTGCAGGACGATGCGCATCATGAAGTTCAGGTGGCTGAGAATTGATAATAACTCGTGTTTAAAACAATGAAGTGTGTCTATGAGGGAGGACGCGAACAAAATTGTCCTATTAATTTTTTTGGGAACTTTAGCATATCGAACTCAATGCCTAGAAATTCAATGGACATGCTGGGTCCCGAAGTTTTTTTGGGTCCGAGAGGGATCCCGAGCTTTGAGAATACTTCAAGGACTTTGGAAAGATGTGCGGCGGGGATAGCTTCTGGCGGCGGGATTATTAGAAAGTTGTCTAGTAGGTGGATGAGGTAAGGAATGGGGTAGTTGTTAGAGAGAATCCAACAGATTGCtttgacaaaatgtcaaaaatctTTGGACTGCTTCTGCATTGGAAGCTGAGgaggacaaaaaataaaattgtccaCGCCAACAAATGCAGAAGAGCTTACTCGACGTCTTGATAATGTAACGAGAATTCTTTGAGCGGGATAAGACTAATAATGCTTGGAAAGGGGGAACCGTGTGGGGATGACAGATCGAATATTAAGCGCTTTTTCCTTGAAATTTTTTGTATTGCTACGCCTATGGGGCTGAAGTGATAAATTGGAAATGGTGGGGCGGTAAAGGGGCTGATCATGAATCTATCGTTTATCTCTTTTTTGATGAGGCGTTCGACGATGTCGGTCTCTGCGAGTGCAGAACAGAGATTAGGGCATATGATACACTCGATGACGGGATTAAAACCTTTTAGAAGGCCAGAAAGAATTTATTCTGTAAATGTTATGAGTTTAcaaggagaacccaattgcaggcagaggcaggaCGACAGGAGGTGAAGGGATAACaggtttattaacaaaacaaggAACACTACAAAAccggcaaaacaaaacccacaacgggggaaaacaatacaggataaataataaagttaacaacaaacactgactgactaaactatataacaaacacttgaaacaacaCTGGACTACACTTACTAAGACTGGGGAACACGAaccaggaacaaggaacaaggaacatcACAATAGCAAACAAATACAAGGCAAGGTAAGACACGGGCAAGGTAACAGTGTAGCAAACAAACAAGGTACAgtttacaatgaacgcgcacaggacaatgaaacaaggGGACTCTTTATAGGAAGAGgtaacaagagggaacaggtgcaagagattacactcaaggaaagctaattaacagAAACttggaaacaggagggtaggaaacgatgacgcgactcggggagagtatggaaggccataagtgtcaaaaccatctctccccacaagaaacagaggatactgtatgattccacctctaaaccaagaaatacctgacaaggagaggtggaaccatgacagtaAAGGCCTGATCGGGGTTGTTCCGTAGTTCGGAGGATAAATGCGACACATTGACAGGAGTCGATTAATGATTATGATTATTTATTACCATTTTTGCGTACAAGGCAAACCAGGTGGGCGTGGGGGCCTTCATAATTGCATACGTGAAGGAAGCGGCATCGTTGTCTCGTTCAACTGTCCGAGTTGAAGTTTCTGCAAGCTTCGTGCTCTCGCGTGTTGGTCCCCCTTGCTGTGACTGAACCTGTTTGCTGGTTTAGCAGGCGCGGAATGTGAGCAGTGGAGCCTGGCGATGGCAAAAGGCGGGGGTGACGAGGGGACAAGCTGTGGTGCTGTGTGACACTGAGCGGCacaccaaaaaaaaattaaagtacGAAAGTTTAAGTGAATCATGATTCGTTCGTGAAAACGATTGTACACCGGTTTCACGCAAATAAATTATGCGTACGCATGCTTTTGAATGAGACCCAGTGTCCAGTGCGCCCCTGTCTCGACCGTGGAGGAAGAATCCAATTGCAGGCAGCAACACGGGTATCAAGGGGTGAACAAACGGatttattatatacaaaaacaggaacaaaacaaaagatcaTGAGGGGGTAAAACAATATACAAGCACTGGGGGAAGAAACACTGACTAGAACTAATAAGAACTTAAACAATACTAGACAAACAACAATGGACTAAACtataactaaaactaaaaactcACTTGGactaaaactctggaatctctCAAAGGCTTGTTGATATCAGAAACAGGGTACGGCACGAAATACACATGAActagcacaggacaatgaagcATGAGGACTATATAAAGGGGAACTAGACAAGGGATAATTAATCAGGACCAGGTGACAAAGGttaaacactaagggaaagctaacgagacgaaaaaggcgggaaacacagacaaaGACTCAGAGAGAGACCTAAGACCCAACCTCTCTGTCCATATAAAatctaaggctatgccatggctCCGCCCCAAGACAGAAAGTGGACATGACATGATTGCGGAACCATGACAGCCCCAGTATGGgcactggttccactgagcTACCCTTATTGCACACCTAGCATATGTGTAAAAATGCGCCCTCACATAAGTAAGTGCGAGCTCCGCGACAATTGGCAAGAGAGTCGCCGAGCTCACGTCTCCTATGGGGGAAACTCGTACAAATAACATTGATGTAACGTTTAGTGACTGAGACCGATCAGACAGCATTAACTAGTTATACttcttaaatataacaacaacaccCCTCACCCAACCAGCAAGCTGGTCGCCAGGGGGGTTTACCCCCAATCTGCAACTAACACCTAGCCAGGgccatgggcgtaaatctcatttcaCAGTACTGGGGGGACAATACACTTaacatttctcaagagcaatttttggaggggacacaaataatacagtcaaaattgtactaactacgacacaaagcgacaatatgcattaggcttataggtttatcatgcagacttggaGTCATATAAtaactgaactgtcacatactgtaatacaagtgaaaaaaaaagcttttttccatttatatatattttgtctctgttgtgaagacaggaaacaaatataaaaacacactccGCATGACactacatgttaacaatgagtcactttttaaacacttgtatCCTGATATATACTGCAACATCGTACATCGACAttaatgagtggttgttattttcccctgtagtgcacTGCACAccgccaacaaactttgttcatgttcgtgtacccaaacaaactgtcagtaacagtgacagaagctttaattctgtgttgtactcgtcgatgaatcgcccgagttttagtaaactgaatgtttatcttatccgccgcgcacatactgcacacaatagatgctgagaaaacaaccttctccaactgaatgaaagctgtgcaccttttgttGAAGGCTAATTGTAACTGGTATGTTCGTGGCTGTGTGTGACAGGGAACCTGAATGGCAGGATCGGTGGTTAATTGTGgccgttaatgttcacatcatccCAGATCGCCAAAAGTGTGATGTCCTCTATAACAAGCTAACGTTTACTAGCattttaatcgctaacatagcagattcacggaaaaaaaacattggtaaTCAGCAATTTTTGCAACagctaatttattaatgaatcagcatcaactagattaaagagaatcacttcatttaaagtgaatacatAGCCTTCTTACTGATGCTACTGATGAACTGCGCCGCATACATGACTTGCAATCAGACATACAATCCTAaatttatatggaaatgtacatataGGCCTATTCATTTATAACCTTTCCATGTGttgatgttcttgttgttatgtctgttttaaatgtgtgtataactactggaattattagatttgtagtaactcatttaaccaagatgatatttagatcatgtttggtgtctatgagctACATTTCTGATGTCCtcaatgttgatgtttgttgtgttttggtaactcttttcatattagttttatcaaactcCTTGAAGTTTTCTTAgtgaacatccaatcagctttcatatgcaaaacaccatctgaaagacaaagacatttaaCTTTCCCTCCAAAGTTGCCATCTCCTGATTGGATCTGATGGACTGGAAGAAGACTTCACCTTTGACCCCTAAGTTTGTGCCAGGCTGCGGCTTCGtctttcaac containing:
- the LOC130406922 gene encoding endonuclease domain-containing 1 protein-like, translated to MTFFLPVVMLWLFSGASARVVQTFENQCDVFFADKQPPIITPTPAFQKICQTLNDVVYYATLYDTSNKIPVYSAYKFEGLIKCERQSAWYIEPQLDDNIVKPNMASQCTPAVTCGHKQALNEDYVNSGYDKGHLAPVYQASSQQCAYTTFTLTNAAPQNLSFNRGQWKKTEKDIAVHLNNICKPYTKYIVTGVVPGNIKIGNNVNVPSHFWTAYCCLDNNNKCQESQGYIGENKNDPVKQMNVSDLEEQPAGLIPSCPWLSDIIREQWSTLRTAERKCRKTKNPPVLPQLKRLSLPPRRMTLAYDSEGSYVSHMLNGTFKACVNKEDPDVTEAGTFKVSGGRVPADQRDEGSMGPLWGRSLRRYLLLDEFRLLWKSLDGGEGPCWAVAAAMSASK